In the genome of Kluyveromyces marxianus DMKU3-1042 DNA, complete genome, chromosome 1, one region contains:
- the ELP3 gene encoding Elongator subunit ELP3 — protein MGRKGKGPKNNKQKLAPEKERFLQCCSDITVELVNSLTGGASKEVNLNGLITRYSKKYKLKQQPRLTDIINSIPDQHKKYLLPKLKAKPVRTASGIAVVAVMCKPHRCPHIAYTGNICVYCPGGPDSDFEYSTQSYTGYEPTSMRAIRARYDPYEQARGRIEQLKQLGHSIDKVEYIIMGGTFMSLPKDYREDFIVKLHNALSGFNGNDIDEAIQYSQQSLTKCVGITIETRPDYCTQTHLDDMLKYGCTRLEIGVQSLYEDVARDTNRGHTVKSVCETFAVAKDAGYKIVSHMMPDLPNVGMERDIEQFKEYFENPAFRTDGLKIYPTLVIRGTGLYELWKTGRYKSYNANALVDLVARIMALVPPWTRIYRVQRDIPMPLVTSGVDNGNLRELALARMKDFGTTSRDVRTREVGIQEVHHKVQPDQVELIRRDYYANGGWETFLSYEDPKQDILIGLLRLRKASKKYTYRKEFTSQKTSIVRELHVYGSVVPLHSRDPRKFQHQGFGTLLMEEAERIAREEHGSEKISVISGVGVRNYYAKLGYELDGPYMSKKIQQDS, from the coding sequence ATGGGTCGTAAAGGTAAGGGTCCtaaaaacaacaaacaaaagttAGCTCCAGAGAAGGAACGATTTTTGCAATGTTGCTCCGATATTACGGTCGAATTGGTTAATTCTTTAACTGGCGGTGCCAGTAAGGAGGTTAACCTAAATGGTTTAATTACTAGATATTCTAAGAAGTATAAGTTGAAGCAGCAACCACGTTTGACAGATATAATCAACTCTATTCCTGACCAGcataaaaaatatttattaCCAAAGCTTAAGGCCAAACCGGTACGTACGGCCTCTGGTATTGCTGTGGTTGCTGTGATGTGCAAACCACATAGATGTCCTCATATTGCATACACAGGtaatatatgtgtgtaCTGTCCTGGTGGGCCAGATTCtgattttgaatattctACACAATCTTACACTGGTTACGAACCAACATCCATGCGTGCCATCCGTGCGCGTTATGATCCTTATGAGCAAGCGCGTGGTAGAATCGAGCAATTAAAACAGTTGGGGCACTCCATTGATAAAGTCGAGTATATTATTATGGGTGGTACGTTTATGTCTTTACCTAAAGATTATAGAGAGGACTTTATTGTAAAGTTACACAATGCTCTATCTGGTTTCAACGGTAATGATATAGATGAAGCCATTCAGTATTCTCAACAATCCTTGACTAAGTGTGTTGGTATTACGATCGAAACTAGACCTGACTACTGTACACAAACCCATTTAGATGATATGTTGAAGTATGGTTGTACCAGATTGGAGATTGGGGTCCAATCTTTATATGAAGATGTGGCTAGGGATACAAATAGAGGACATACCGTGAAATCTGTGTGTGAGACTTTTGCTGTGGCAAAGGATGCTGGATATAAGATTGTTTCTCATATGATGCCGGACTTGCCAAATGTCGGAATGGAAAGAGATATTGAACAATTTAAAGAGTACTTTGAAAATCCTGCTTTCAGAACTGATGGGTTGAAAATCTATCCAACATTAGTTATTCGTGGTACAGGTCTTTATGAGCTTTGGAAAACAGGTAGGTATAAGTCCTATAATGCAAATGCGTTAGTGGACTTAGTAGCACGTATAATGGCCCTTGTGCCTCCATGGACCAGAATTTATCGTGTTCAAAGAGATATTCCTATGCCCTTGGTTACATCCGGTGTTGATAATGGTAACTTAAGAGAGTTAGCACTCGCTAGAATGAAGGATTTCGGTACTACTTCTAGAGATGTGCGTACCAGAGAGGTAGGTATACAAGAAGTGCATCATAAGGTTCAGCCTGATCAAGTTGAACTCATTAGAAGAGACTACTATGCTAATGGAGGTTGGGAAACTTTCCTTTCCTACGAAGATCCAAAACAAGACATTCTAATCGGTCTATTGAGATTAAGAAAAgcttcaaagaaatacaCATATCGTAAAGAATTTACATCACAGAAAACATCCATTGTTAGAGAGCTACACGTTTACGGCTCAGTTGTTCCTTTGCATTCTAGAGACCCACGTAAGTTCCAACATCAAGGTTTTGGTACTTTGTTAATGGAAGAAGCTGAAAGAATCGCTAGAGAAGAGCATGGCTCTGAAAAGATCTCAGTTATATCCGGTGTTGGTGTTAGAAATTATTATGCAAAATTAGGATATGAGCTCGATGGACCCTATATGTCTAAGAAAATTCAACAGGACTCTTGA
- the GLY1 gene encoding low specificity L-threonine aldolase, whose product MSIPPLYTSSATDYRSDTFTIPTPDFWDLAKEASLGDTINLEDTDTCLLEAQISKEILGGKLFNGELSRGLFCMSTTMANQLAIRSHLNFAPPYSVLCDKRAHVYVDECAGIAVLSQALVIPAIATNDHHLTLEDIKANYVPDIGDIHLAPTRLICLENTLHGMRFPLEELERISEWAHSQNIKIHMDGARLWNAAAVDENLTSERNYMQRVASLVDSVSICLSKSIGAPIGSVLVGSIEFIKKARHIQKQQGGGIRQAGFITTIASYCIKKNFPENIMLVNQITESFWNDLSNTLKQEYNFELVLLHPVETNFIFIDLPKSKISCDVLLKFGEKNSVRLWDGRLAFHYQNISENSLNKLKQVFVDIAMYYKEHEFTVEERSARIY is encoded by the coding sequence ATGTCAATCCCACCGTTATACACCAGTTCAGCTACAGATTATAGATCCGATACTTTCACAATCCCAACCCCTGACTTCTGGGATCTAGCAAAAGAAGCATCATTGGGTGACACTATTAATCTAGAAGATACTGACACGTGTTTACTCGAAGCCCAGATATCCAAGGAGATTCTTGGTGGTAAATTATTCAATGGTGAGTTATCTCGAGGTTTGTTCTGTATGTCTACAACAATGGCAAATCAACTCGCTATTCGTTCGCATTTGAACTTTGCTCCTCCATATTCTGTGTTATGTGATAAAAGAGCACACGTATATGTAGATGAATGTGCCGGAATTGCTGTGCTTTCACAAGCTCTTGTTATTCCTGCGATAGCAACCAACGATCACCATTTGACATTGGAGGATATCAAAGCTAATTATGTTCCTGATATTGGCGATATTCATCTGGCACCCACCCGGTTAATATGTTTGGAAAACACGTTGCATGGAATGCGTTTTCCATTAGAGGAATTAGAACGAATTAGTGAATGGGCACACTCtcaaaatattaaaattcATATGGATGGTGCACGTTTATGGAATGCAGCCGCAGTTGACGAAAACTTAACTTCAGAGAGAAATTATATGCAGAGAGTCGCTTCACTCGTTGATTCCGTTTCCATTTGCTTATCTAAATCAATTGGTGCCCCAATAGGTTCTGTGTTGGTCGGATCGATCGAATTCATTAAAAAAGCTAGACATATTCAGAAACAACAAGGCGGGGGGATCAGGCAAGCGGGGTTCATTACCACGATTGCTAGTTACTGTATTAAAAAGAATTTCCCTGAAAATATCATGCTAGTCAACCAGATTACCGAAAGTTTCTGGAATGATTTATCTAATACGTTGAAACAAGAATACAACTTTGAACTAGTTTTGTTACATCCGGTGGAAAcaaacttcatcttcattgatTTACCAAAGTCGAAAATCTCATGTGATGTTTTATTGAAGTTTGGAGAAAAGAACAGTGTTCGTTTATGGGACGGTAGATTGGCTTTCCACTACCAAAATATATCGGAAAACAGTTTgaataaattaaaacaagTTTTTGTCGATATTGCAATGTATTACAAGGAGCATGAGTTCACtgtggaagaaagaagtgcCAGGATATACTAA
- the YDC1 gene encoding alkaline dihydroceramidase, which yields MFGLFVDYPPAPDSGFWGTPTSTIDWCEENYVISPYVAEWSNTLTNSGFILLALYLYYSAGKNKLETRFKLICAGFGLVGIGSWLFHMTLQYEYQLLDELPMVYATCIPAWSIFCEEIDAATTKIKSPTKRKQWIIGLSIFTGANILTAVYLIFKDPTIHQVGYGVINALLISFAFRLTSLFVDDKKAKRNLQNSMLLGIGMFLFGFFFWQLDVHFCKFWIMIRRLYLKLPLGLFLEFHGWWHLFTGLGVYFYIVFLEYLRIYIHGKGDQYQMIWRWSIFPEVVLTSSRISTPYSTELFGAFESLPTHRLEERSKSE from the coding sequence ATGTTCGGATTATTCGTGGACTATCCTCCTGCGCCAGATTCTGGATTTTGGGGCACTCCTACATCTACTATCGACTGGTGCGAAGAGAATTATGTGATATCTCCTTATGTGGCAGAATGGTCTAACACACTAACGAACAGTGGATTTATTCTGTTGGCACTATATCTGTACTATTCTGCTGGTAAGAATAAACTTGAAACCAGATTCAAACTGATTTGCGCTGGTTTTGGACTGGTAGGAATCGGGTCTTGGCTTTTTCACATGACCCTTCAATATGAATATCAGCTATTGGACGAGTTACCCATGGTTTATGCCACCTGTATTCCAGCGTGGAGTATATTTTGTGAGGAAATCGATGCTGCTACAACCAAAATCAAGTCTCCAACAAAACGGAAGCAGTGGATAATCGGACTGTCCATTTTTACTGGTGCCAACATACTTACCGCTGTATATCTTATTTTCAAAGACCCAACGATCCATCAAGTTGGGTATGGGGTTATTAATGCCCTTTTAATCTCGTTTGCGTTCCGACTCACGTCTCTGTTTGTGGACGACAAAAAAGCGAAGAGGAATCTACAAAATTCCATGTTACTTGGCATAGGGATGTTTCTGTTtggatttttcttctggcaACTTGATGTTCATTTCTGCAAGTTTTGGATCATGATAAGAAGATTATACCTCAAATTACCCCTTGGACTGTTTTTAGAGTTCCATGGTTGGTGGCATTTGTTCACTGGGCTCGGAGTGTACTTCTACATTGTGTTCTTAGAATACTTGAGAATCTATATTCACGGAAAAGGGGACCAGTATCAAATGATATGGAGATGGTCCATATTCCCAGAGGTTGTTTTGACAAGTTCAAGGATTTCAACACCATACTCTACAGAATTGTTCGGTGCATTTGAATCTCTCCCAACACATCGTTTAGAGGAGAGAAGCAAGTcagaataa